TTCCTGTGTCTCCGTCGTCATGACCATCAGACTGACAGGAAAGTACGACATCTTCTGTCCGGATTCGTTTCGGGCATTCTTCGGGCATTCCGGGTGCGTCGCGGTCCCCGACGCACGATGCTGGTGCCGTGATGGACGAGACCGAGTTCTGGGAGATCATCGACGCCACCCGAGAGGCCGCCGAGGGCGACCCCGAGGAACAGGCCGATCTGCTCGTGGAACGGCTGACCCGGCTGGATCCCGACTCGGTGCTCGACTACGCGCGCCATTTCGAGGCCCGCTACAACCGCGCGTACCTCTGGGACCTGTGGGGTGCGGCCGCCGTGCTGTTCGACGGGGCGGGCGACGAGACCTTCGACTCCTTCCGCTGCTGGCTCATCGGCCAGGGGCGGGAGGTCTACGAGGGTGCGGTGCACGATCCGGACGCGCTGGCGGAGCTGATCGGCGACTTCGACGTGGAGATCGACGGGGACGGCGAGGAGATCGGCTTCGCGGCGGACGAGGCGTACGAGCAGCTGACCGGCGCCGAGACCCCGGACCTGGGCATTCCGATGCCGGGCGGGGAGCCGCTGGGCGCCCCCTTCGACCTGGCGGACGACGACGTGCTCGCGGCCCGCTTTCCCCGGCTGTGGGAGCGGTTCGCGGTGACGTGAGGCGGGGTGAGGCGGGGTGAGGAAGCCGGTACGGCTCCGGGGGCGTCCCTCCCGGAGCCGTACCGGCTTCTCCGTCCGTCAGCCCTGCTGGAGCCGCGGGTTCTCCTGGCCGAGGATCATGTCCGTGCGCGGCTGCAGCGCCGGGAAGAGCTGCTCGGGCTGCGGGATCGCCCAGTACTTCCCCTCGGCGACCCTCTCGAAGACGCGCTCGGCGTGCTCCTCGGGCGTCAGCCCGTGTTCGTCGGCGAGGTTCTGCAGGTGCGCGTTGAAGGCCGCGATCTCGGGCGGGGTGTCCTCGCCGGGCCTGGCCGCCCTGAAGATCTCGCTCTTCACCGAGCCGGGCGTCACGACGGACACCTGGATCGGGGCGCCCTTCATCAGCATCTCGTGGTGCAGCGACTCGGTGAGCGCGAGCGTGCCGAACTTGGTGACGCTGTACGGGGCCATCAGCGGGCTCGGCAGCATGCCGCCGATGGACGACACGTTCACCACCCAGGCCTTCTCGCCACGCTCCAGCATGCGCGGGACGAAGGCGCGGATGCCGTTGACGTACCCGCCGATGTTGACGCGGAGCATGGCGTCCCAGCGTTCAGCGGGGATCTCCCAGGAGTACCCCATGGCCATGATCCCGGCGTTGTTGACCAGCAGGTCGACCGTGCCGAAGCGGGTGTACGCGTGGTCGGCCAGGGCGTCGACGGAGGCGGGCTCGGCGACGTCGGTCACCACCGCCTCCACCTCGGCGCCGGTGGCCCGGAGCTCCTCGGCGAAGGCGGCGAGCCGCTCGGCGGCGATGTCGGCGAGGACCAGCTTCATGCCGAGCCCCGCTGCGTGCCGGGCGAGCCCGGCGCCGATGCCGGAGGAGGCGCCGGTGATGACGGCCGTACGGCCGCCGAAGACGCGCGCGGCGAGGGAGCTCATCAGAAGTGCGTCCCGCCGTCGATGCGGACCTCGGTGCCGGTGATGAAGCGGCCGTCCTCGCTCGCGAGCATCGCGACGACGCCGGCGACGGTCTCGGGGCCGGCGAAGCCCTCGCCGAGGGCGGGCATGAGCTTCATGAAGAGGTTGAAGTCGGCGTCCTCGGGGAGGCCGGGGCCGACGCTCTGGCGGCTGGCGCCGGTGCCGTCGGTCATGCCGGAGGAGATGGAGCCGGGCTGGACGGCGGTGAAGCGGATGCCCTGCTTGGCGTACTCGGCGGCGAGGGCGTGCGTCATGGACTGGATGCCGCCCTTGCTGGCCGCGTAGGCCGCCATGTAGGGGTGGGCGAACATCGCGGAGGTGGAGGAGAAGTTCACGACGGCGGAGCCGTTGCCCTCCAGGAGGGCCGGTATCGCCTCGCGGATCACGAGGAAGGTGCCCGTGAGGTTGACCCGGAGGACCTGCTCGAAGGAGTCGAGGCTCGTCTCGTGGGTGTGCGAGGAGCGCAGGATGCCGGCCGCGTTGACCAGGACGTCCAGGCCGCCGAGCGCCTCGACGGCGGCGGCGACGCCGG
Above is a genomic segment from Streptomyces sp. NBC_00094 containing:
- a CDS encoding DUF4240 domain-containing protein, with product MDETEFWEIIDATREAAEGDPEEQADLLVERLTRLDPDSVLDYARHFEARYNRAYLWDLWGAAAVLFDGAGDETFDSFRCWLIGQGREVYEGAVHDPDALAELIGDFDVEIDGDGEEIGFAADEAYEQLTGAETPDLGIPMPGGEPLGAPFDLADDDVLAARFPRLWERFAVT
- a CDS encoding SDR family NAD(P)-dependent oxidoreductase is translated as MNQLTRYEGRRALITGGGSGIGQATVLRVLAEGGRVVAADISEDGLKDTVAKAGDAADRLTTVVVNVADEASVRAGVAAAVEALGGLDVLVNAAGILRSSHTHETSLDSFEQVLRVNLTGTFLVIREAIPALLEGNGSAVVNFSSTSAMFAHPYMAAYAASKGGIQSMTHALAAEYAKQGIRFTAVQPGSISSGMTDGTGASRQSVGPGLPEDADFNLFMKLMPALGEGFAGPETVAGVVAMLASEDGRFITGTEVRIDGGTHF
- a CDS encoding SDR family NAD(P)-dependent oxidoreductase, whose product is MSSLAARVFGGRTAVITGASSGIGAGLARHAAGLGMKLVLADIAAERLAAFAEELRATGAEVEAVVTDVAEPASVDALADHAYTRFGTVDLLVNNAGIMAMGYSWEIPAERWDAMLRVNIGGYVNGIRAFVPRMLERGEKAWVVNVSSIGGMLPSPLMAPYSVTKFGTLALTESLHHEMLMKGAPIQVSVVTPGSVKSEIFRAARPGEDTPPEIAAFNAHLQNLADEHGLTPEEHAERVFERVAEGKYWAIPQPEQLFPALQPRTDMILGQENPRLQQG